Proteins co-encoded in one Nicotiana sylvestris chromosome 7, ASM39365v2, whole genome shotgun sequence genomic window:
- the LOC104244474 gene encoding subtilisin-like protease SBT4.15: MKMWKSILIFIFNLCLIVNANNENQRKSYIVYMGELPKDTSFLLDNHHNLLKQAFGERGLARESRVLHSYGRSFNAFVARLLPEEADVLSRREDVISVFPNTIRQLRTTRSWDFIGMTKNVKRIPQVESDIIVGVIDTGIWVESPSFNDEGFGPPPSKWKGKCDKGVNFTKCNNKVIGARYFNLENVAATDRITPADFDGHGTHTASTVAGISVLGASLYGLAKGTARGGVPSARIASYKACWEIGCTDSDILAAFDAAIADGVDIISLSVGGAARDFFDDTIAIGAFHALKKGILTSCAGGNDGPTLQTIENVAPWIFTVAASSIDRQFETDAMLGNGVKISGLSVNTFEPTKKWFPLTSGSLVEVKNASDHGNSSSCDIGTLEESKVKGKIVYCLTSGGQDYIIKDLKGAGAIILADKMTDTAFPTVIPATSTNPKDGAAVTKYINSTKSPQAVIYKSRTVNITAPFVASFSSRGPQTISLNILKPDIAAPGLSILAAYSGLTTLTASNGDNRVVKYNVESGTSMACPHAAAATAYVKSFHPDWSPAAIKSALMTTAKSMKIRPVGAELASGAGQINPRKAINPGLIYDLDFDSYISYFCKEGYNSTNIALLTGSKKYNCSSVPKAKGTDGLNYPSMHLQLKNASSSDISAVYYRTVTYVGRGKAVYKAKIRAPKGLSITVVPKILSFSKQNEKKSFRVILKGKFIRERSWFLSGSLVWSGKKPNVKSPILVYRPFFVNTY; encoded by the exons atgaaaatgTGGAAAAGTATTTTGATTTTCATCTTCAATTTGTGTCTTATAGTTAATGCAaataatgaaaatcaaagaaag TCATATATTGTGTATATGGGAGAACTTCCAAAGGACACCAGCTTCTTGCTTGACAATCACCATAACCTTCTCAAACAAGCATTTGGAGA gagaGGACTAGCAAGAGAATCAAGAGTACTACACAGCTATGGAAGAAGTTTTAATGCATTCGTGGCAAGATTATTGCCGGAAGAAGCAGACGTTCTATCTC GTAGAGAAGACGTTATTTCAGTTTTTCCAAACACAATTCGACAACTTCGTACAACAAGATCATGGGATTTTATTGGCATGACTAAGAATGTTAAAAGAATACCACAAGTTGAAAGTGATATTATTGTAGGTGTTATTGATACAG GAATATGGGTTGAATCACCAAGTTTCAATGATGAAGGCTTTGGGCCTCCACCTTCCAAGTGGAAAGGCAAATGTGACAAGGGCGTCAATTTCACTAAATGCAACAA CAAAGTGATTGGAGCACGATACTTCAATCTTGAAAACGTAGCGGCAACTGATCGAATTACACCAGCCGATTTCGACGGCCACGGCACCCACACAGCTTCCACAGTTGCTGGAATATCCGTCCTTGGCGCCAGCTTATACGGTTTAGCCAAAGGCACAGCGCGCGGAGGAGTCCCGTCCGCGCGCATTGCTAGTTACAAAGCATGTTGGGAAATTGGCTGCACAGACAGTGACATTTTAGCAGCATTTGATGCAGCAATTGCTGATGGCGTCGACATTATTTCCTTGTCCGTTGGAGGAGCCGCGCGCGATTTCTTCGACGATACCATAGCTATTGGAGCATTTCATGCGTTAAAGAAAGGGATATTAACTTCTTGTGCTGGTGGAAATGATGGTCCTACTCTGCAAACTATAGAAAATGTTGCACCTTGGATTTTTACTGTGGCTGCTAGTAGCATTGATAGACAATTTGAAACTGATGCTATGTTGGGTAATGGAGTCAAAATTTCT GGACTTTCAGTCAACACATTTGAACCGACGAAAAAATGGTTTCCCTTAACCTCGGGATCTCTAGTTGAAGTAAAGAATGCATCTGATCATGGAAATTCAAG TTCTTGTGATATTGGGACATTAGAGGAGAGCAAAGTGAAAGGGAAGATAGTATATTGCCTTACTAGTGGTGGACAAGATTACATTATCAAAGACTTGAAAGGAGCTGGTGCCATTATATTAGCTGATAAGATGACAGATACTGCATTTCCCACTGTTATACCTGCAACTTCTACCAATCCTAAAGATGGTGCAGCAGTTACGAAGTACATAAATTCTACAAA GTCCCCACAAGCTGTGATATACAAATCAAGAACTGTAAATATTACTGCACCATTTGTGGCTTCTTTCTCATCTCGAGGACCCCAAACAATCAGTCTCAACATTCTCAAG CCTGATATTGCTGCACCTGGATTGAGCATCTTGGCTGCATATTCAGGATTGACTACTCTCACTGCAAGTAATGGAGACAACCGTGTCGTGAAATATAACGTAGAATCAGGCACGTCGATGGCTTGCCCACATGCTGCAGCAGCCACTGCCTATGTTAAATCCTTCCATCCCGACTGGTCTCCTGCTGCTATCAAGTCCGCTCTTATGACTACAG CTAAATCTATGAAGATTAGGCCAGTGGGAGCTGAATTAGCCTCAGGTGCAGGGCAAATAAATCCAAGAAAGGCAATTAACCCTGGTTTAATCTATGACCTTGATTTTGACTCATACATAAGTTATTTTTGCAAAGAAGGGTATAACAGCACAAACATTGCCTTACTAACTGGAAGCAAAAAGTACAACTGTTCAAGCGTGCCGAAAGCGAAAGGAACAGATGGTCTGAACTATCCTTCAATGCACCTACAACTTAAGAATGCAAGTTCAAGTGACATTTCTGCAGTATATTATAGAACTGTAACTTATGTTGGTCGCGGCAAAGCTGTGTACAAGGCGAAAATCAGGGCGCCAAAGGGACTTTCTATAACAGTTGTGCCAAAGATTTTGTCATTCAGTAAACAGAATGAGAAGAAGTCTTTTAGGGTTATATTGAAAGGGAAATTCATTAGAGAAAGATCTTGGTTTCTTTCTGGTTCTTTAGTTTGGAGTGGCAAGAAACCTAATGTTAAAAGTCCTATCCTAGTTTACAGGCCATTCTTTGTTAATACTTATTAA